In one Streptomyces sp. NBC_00597 genomic region, the following are encoded:
- a CDS encoding TOMM precursor leader peptide-binding protein encodes MSAAEPQRPGTPPTARPAAGDTLVGFKSHLRPTVVPGDAAYLVSRRGVTALSGSGAEVLVPLLDGTRTVGAVRQEASRILGDQDTEAALRSLADAGLIRSTAPAAVSADAGAVAPRSAEAEAYWDLAGLDGGLAAAGLARARVAIEALPGLDPVPVAEACRASGVPVTDDPRAADLVLVLCDDFLSPQLAAVDAAHRAAGRPWVLAKLCGTDPWVGPFFVPGSGPCWHCLAVRLRGHRHSEVPVRRALGLDGPVPRPAAGLAAGTALAVNLAVLESAKWLAGLRDPEQGHVRTFDTLRLRTASHPVGRRPQCAACGDPGLVARRTGEPFVPVSRPKAAATGGGDRALTAAQMLRTHGHLVDPVTGVVKEIRRASGTPGFVHAYTSGHNLAMESASFAGLSSGLRALSGGKGRTEEEARTSALCEAVERYSGTRQGDEPIVRDSLRGLGKDAVHPNDCQLYSARQYAERERWNARHSRFHYVSAPFDEDRPTDWTPVWSLTEGVQRLLPTSMLYFGRGAASHDEPWADSNGNAAGSSPEDALVQGFLELVERDAVALWWYNRTRQPGVDLSSFEDEWIERFRHGLRRMNREVWALDLTSDLGVPVFAALSRRTDKPAEDVVFGFGAHFDPRVALGRAMSELGQLLPVVGDVRTDGTGYRITDPEPLSWWRGATVANQPYLGADPMTESRTRAHWPSVRNADLLDDVHMITEMVRTNGMDLLVLDQSRPDLNIPVTKVVVPGLRHFWARFGPGRLFDVPVHLGRLAEATPYDQLNPVPLFV; translated from the coding sequence ATGAGCGCTGCCGAGCCCCAGCGGCCCGGCACGCCGCCGACGGCACGGCCGGCGGCCGGCGACACGCTGGTGGGGTTCAAGTCCCACCTGCGGCCGACGGTCGTCCCCGGCGACGCCGCCTACCTGGTGTCGCGGCGCGGGGTGACCGCCCTGAGCGGGAGCGGGGCGGAGGTCCTCGTACCGCTGCTCGACGGGACCCGGACCGTCGGGGCGGTCCGCCAGGAGGCTTCACGGATCCTGGGCGACCAGGACACCGAGGCGGCCCTCCGCTCCCTGGCCGACGCCGGGTTGATCCGCTCCACCGCCCCGGCCGCCGTGTCCGCGGACGCCGGGGCGGTGGCTCCGCGCAGCGCCGAGGCCGAGGCGTACTGGGACCTGGCCGGGCTGGACGGCGGGCTGGCCGCCGCAGGCCTGGCCCGGGCCCGCGTCGCGATCGAGGCGCTCCCCGGCCTGGACCCGGTGCCGGTGGCCGAGGCCTGCCGGGCGTCCGGCGTCCCGGTCACCGACGACCCCCGCGCCGCCGACCTGGTGCTCGTCCTGTGCGACGACTTCCTCTCCCCGCAACTGGCCGCCGTGGACGCCGCCCACCGCGCCGCCGGCCGGCCGTGGGTGCTCGCCAAGCTGTGCGGGACGGACCCCTGGGTCGGCCCGTTCTTCGTGCCCGGCTCCGGCCCCTGCTGGCACTGCCTGGCCGTGCGGCTGCGCGGCCACCGCCACTCCGAGGTGCCGGTCCGGCGCGCGCTGGGCCTGGACGGCCCCGTACCGCGGCCGGCCGCCGGGCTGGCGGCCGGGACGGCGCTCGCCGTCAACCTCGCCGTGCTGGAGAGCGCGAAGTGGCTGGCCGGGCTGCGCGATCCGGAGCAGGGGCACGTCCGCACCTTCGACACGCTGCGCCTGCGCACCGCCAGCCACCCGGTGGGCCGACGTCCGCAGTGCGCGGCCTGCGGGGACCCCGGCCTGGTGGCCCGCCGGACCGGGGAGCCGTTCGTCCCCGTGTCGCGGCCCAAGGCGGCGGCGACCGGGGGCGGGGACCGCGCCCTGACGGCGGCGCAGATGCTGCGGACGCACGGGCACCTCGTGGACCCGGTGACCGGGGTGGTCAAGGAGATCCGCAGGGCCTCCGGTACGCCCGGCTTCGTCCACGCGTACACCTCCGGGCACAACCTGGCCATGGAGTCGGCGTCGTTCGCCGGCCTCAGCTCCGGTCTTCGGGCGCTCAGCGGCGGAAAGGGCCGCACCGAGGAGGAGGCGCGCACCAGTGCGCTGTGCGAGGCGGTCGAGCGCTACAGCGGTACGCGGCAGGGCGACGAGCCGATCGTACGCGACTCCCTGCGGGGCCTGGGCAAGGACGCCGTGCACCCCAACGACTGCCAGCTCTACAGCGCCCGCCAGTACGCGGAGCGGGAGCGGTGGAACGCGCGGCACTCCCGGTTCCACTACGTGTCCGCGCCGTTCGACGAGGACCGCCCCACCGACTGGACCCCGGTGTGGTCGTTGACCGAAGGCGTCCAGCGGCTGCTGCCGACCTCGATGCTGTACTTCGGGCGGGGCGCGGCTTCCCACGACGAACCGTGGGCCGACTCCAACGGCAACGCGGCGGGCAGCAGCCCCGAGGACGCGCTGGTGCAGGGCTTCTTGGAGCTGGTGGAGCGGGACGCGGTGGCCCTGTGGTGGTACAACCGCACCCGGCAGCCCGGGGTGGACCTGTCTTCCTTCGAGGACGAGTGGATCGAGCGGTTCCGCCATGGGCTGCGCCGGATGAACCGGGAGGTGTGGGCGCTCGACCTCACCTCCGACCTGGGCGTTCCGGTGTTCGCGGCGCTGTCGCGGCGTACCGACAAGCCCGCGGAGGATGTGGTCTTCGGCTTCGGCGCGCACTTCGACCCGCGGGTGGCGCTGGGCCGGGCCATGTCGGAGCTGGGGCAACTGCTGCCGGTGGTCGGCGATGTACGGACGGACGGCACCGGTTACCGGATCACCGATCCGGAGCCCCTGTCGTGGTGGCGCGGGGCCACCGTCGCCAACCAGCCATATCTCGGGGCCGATCCGATGACCGAGTCCCGGACACGGGCCCACTGGCCTTCGGTCCGCAACGCGGATCTACTGGATGACGTGCACATGATCACAGAGATGGTCCGGACCAACGGGATGGATCTGCTGGTGCTCGACCAGAGCCGACCTGACCTCAATATTCCCGTGACGAAAGTGGTCGTACCAGGACTGCGGCATTTCTGGGCGAGGTTCGGGCCCGGCCGGCTCTTCGACGTTCCGGTGCA
- a CDS encoding cytochrome P450 — protein sequence MGTEIAADFATLGEEFTRNPHPVYAALRARGPVHRIRVPEGAQAWLVVGHAACRAALTEPTLSKSWKDASPALPLARLSAGENLLSSNPPDHTRLRGLVAREFTPRRVEALAPRVRALTGELLDAMLARPTGEADLVEALAFPLAMGIICELLGVPSLDRAAFRDWAEQALSSPDRDTRTAATAAMTRYLVAMVDDLRTRPREDLMSALVRTTDEDGDRLSADELIGMAWLLLVTGFETTAHLIATGVLALLRHPAQLAALRADPSLIDNAVEEMLRYEGPVETTTYRFTTGPTEIAGEVIPGGGELVLVALADADRDPARFPDPDRFDIRRAAGGHIAFGHGIHYCLGAPLARLQARTAIAALLERCPALSLNADPADLAWRTGLLIRGPRHLPLRWLP from the coding sequence GTGGGAACGGAAATCGCGGCGGACTTCGCGACGCTGGGCGAGGAATTCACCAGGAATCCCCATCCGGTGTACGCCGCGCTCCGCGCCCGGGGTCCGGTGCACCGGATCCGGGTGCCCGAGGGTGCGCAGGCCTGGCTCGTCGTCGGCCACGCGGCGTGCCGGGCCGCGCTCACCGAGCCCACCCTGTCGAAGTCGTGGAAGGACGCCTCGCCCGCGCTGCCGCTGGCCCGGCTCTCCGCGGGCGAGAACCTGCTGAGCTCGAACCCGCCGGACCACACCCGGCTGCGGGGGCTCGTGGCCAGGGAGTTCACGCCCCGCCGCGTCGAGGCGCTCGCTCCGAGGGTACGGGCACTGACGGGCGAGCTCCTCGACGCCATGCTCGCCCGGCCCACCGGGGAGGCCGACCTCGTCGAGGCCCTCGCGTTCCCCCTGGCCATGGGCATCATCTGCGAGCTGCTCGGGGTGCCCTCCCTCGACCGTGCCGCGTTCCGCGACTGGGCCGAACAGGCCCTGAGCAGCCCGGACCGGGACACCAGGACGGCCGCGACGGCGGCGATGACGCGGTACCTCGTCGCCATGGTGGACGACCTGCGCACGCGGCCCCGCGAGGACCTGATGAGCGCCCTGGTCCGCACCACCGACGAGGACGGCGACCGGCTCTCCGCAGACGAACTCATCGGCATGGCCTGGCTGCTGCTCGTCACCGGTTTCGAGACCACCGCCCATCTGATCGCGACGGGGGTCCTCGCCCTGCTCCGGCACCCCGCCCAGCTCGCCGCTCTGCGCGCCGATCCCTCGCTCATCGACAACGCGGTCGAGGAGATGCTGCGGTACGAGGGGCCGGTCGAGACCACCACGTACCGCTTCACCACCGGGCCGACGGAGATCGCCGGCGAGGTGATCCCGGGAGGCGGCGAACTGGTGCTGGTCGCACTCGCCGACGCGGACCGGGACCCGGCGCGGTTCCCCGATCCGGACCGCTTCGACATCCGTCGCGCTGCGGGCGGCCACATCGCCTTCGGCCACGGCATCCACTACTGCCTGGGTGCCCCGCTGGCCCGGCTCCAGGCCCGAACGGCGATCGCGGCGCTCCTGGAGCGCTGTCCCGCCCTGTCCTTGAACGCCGACCCCGCGGACCTCGCCTGGCGCACGGGCCTCCTCATCCGCGGCCCCCGCCACCTGCCCTTACGCTGGCTGCCCTGA
- a CDS encoding carboxymuconolactone decarboxylase family protein, protein MNASRSTTEMTRRATLTGGALVGIGLAEGLLAPTPAAAAAATGDNARYERGLAVLHETSGERGAAVVESLKDIAPDLGRYVVEFAYGDVYARPGLDLRERELSTVAALTAQGDTAPQLNFHIDAALHVGVRPEEVIEALIHLVPFIGFPRVLNAVGVARTVFADRGVTFEPPVMNDSRDRYLRGTEKLVEIDGHHGLEVIESLKDIAPDLGRFIVEFTFGDVYQRPWLTPRRRQLVTVAALTAFGDTAPQLRVHIGAALNVGLSAAQVVETLIHVVPYVGFPRALNAIAVAREVFEKRKTSAL, encoded by the coding sequence ATGAACGCCTCACGGAGCACCACCGAAATGACCCGCCGCGCCACGCTCACCGGCGGCGCCCTCGTCGGCATCGGCCTTGCCGAGGGCCTGCTGGCCCCGACCCCGGCGGCGGCCGCCGCAGCCACCGGCGACAACGCCCGCTACGAGCGCGGACTGGCCGTCCTGCACGAGACCTCGGGCGAGCGCGGCGCGGCGGTGGTCGAGTCACTCAAAGACATCGCCCCGGACCTCGGGCGCTACGTCGTCGAGTTCGCGTACGGCGACGTCTACGCCCGGCCGGGCCTCGATCTGCGCGAGCGGGAGCTGTCGACGGTCGCGGCGCTGACCGCCCAGGGCGACACCGCGCCGCAGCTGAACTTCCACATCGACGCGGCGCTGCACGTCGGGGTGCGCCCCGAGGAGGTCATCGAGGCCCTGATCCACCTCGTGCCCTTCATCGGCTTCCCCCGGGTGCTCAACGCGGTCGGCGTCGCCCGTACGGTCTTCGCCGACCGGGGCGTCACCTTCGAGCCGCCGGTCATGAACGATTCGCGCGACCGCTATCTGCGCGGAACCGAGAAGCTGGTGGAGATCGACGGTCACCACGGCCTTGAGGTGATCGAGTCGCTCAAGGACATCGCCCCGGACCTCGGCCGGTTCATCGTCGAATTCACCTTCGGTGACGTCTATCAGCGTCCGTGGCTGACGCCGAGGCGCCGCCAGCTCGTCACCGTCGCCGCGCTGACGGCGTTCGGTGACACCGCCCCCCAGCTGCGCGTTCACATCGGGGCCGCGCTGAACGTCGGCCTCAGTGCGGCACAGGTCGTGGAGACGCTGATCCACGTGGTGCCGTACGTCGGATTCCCGCGGGCGCTGAATGCCATCGCGGTGGCCCGTGAGGTGTTCGAGAAGCGCAAGACGTCGGCGCTCTAG
- a CDS encoding class I SAM-dependent methyltransferase, whose product MLTADHAGWGYTTSTGLAFTHEEIVDPHFDACAAYYRDALDGVGIERGWHVLDAGCGSGAFLPLIADRVGARGRVSAVDLAPESAQRAAARMRDHPAAVPVEVRQGSVLDLPYADGTFDAVWCANTTQYLDDGELARALTELRRVTRPGGLVAVKDVDGSLSTVRPADPFLITDFFRASARTPGYARQLLRGRDLYRRLRAAGLTAVHQRTILMEHHAPLSPSALRFYGNACARFARQAAVEGIAGDWAAFLDPDGPAHPLRDPDGYISEGNVIAIGTVPAGPCPTPFESTETNGQEQGRTP is encoded by the coding sequence ATGCTGACCGCGGATCACGCGGGGTGGGGGTACACGACGTCCACCGGACTGGCGTTCACCCACGAGGAGATCGTGGACCCGCACTTCGACGCCTGCGCCGCGTACTACCGGGACGCCCTGGACGGCGTCGGCATCGAGCGCGGCTGGCACGTGCTGGACGCGGGCTGCGGCAGCGGCGCCTTCCTGCCCCTGATCGCTGACCGCGTCGGCGCGCGGGGCCGGGTCTCGGCCGTCGACCTGGCTCCGGAGAGCGCGCAACGCGCCGCCGCGCGGATGCGGGACCACCCCGCGGCCGTACCGGTGGAGGTGCGCCAGGGCAGCGTCCTCGACCTGCCGTACGCGGACGGCACGTTCGACGCCGTCTGGTGCGCGAACACGACGCAGTACCTCGACGACGGGGAACTGGCGCGGGCGCTGACGGAGCTGCGCCGGGTCACCAGGCCCGGCGGGCTCGTCGCGGTCAAGGACGTGGACGGTTCGCTGAGCACCGTGCGCCCGGCGGACCCCTTCCTGATCACCGACTTCTTCCGGGCGTCCGCCAGGACTCCCGGGTACGCCCGCCAGCTCCTCAGGGGCCGTGACCTGTACCGCCGGCTGCGTGCGGCCGGACTGACGGCGGTCCACCAACGCACGATCCTCATGGAGCACCACGCTCCGCTGAGCCCGTCCGCCCTGCGGTTCTACGGGAACGCCTGCGCGCGGTTCGCCCGGCAGGCGGCCGTCGAGGGCATCGCGGGCGACTGGGCGGCCTTCCTCGACCCCGACGGTCCGGCCCACCCCTTGCGCGACCCGGACGGATACATCAGCGAGGGCAACGTCATCGCGATCGGCACGGTGCCCGCGGGCCCGTGCCCCACACCTTTCGAATCGACGGAAACCAACGGACAGGAACAGGGACGGACACCATGA
- a CDS encoding alpha/beta hydrolase translates to MSADPGADQGAGRLPVVLLHALPLDSSMWEATARELRARGHRVLTPDQCGFGSAPATDRAPSLDHVADELARELDRQGIGAVALAGCSMGGYVAMAFLRRHPRRVGALALLAARSTADTAEAAGQRLRFAEAVLDDAARARIVTATTPSLLGATTRARRPLLLERVTGLALAAPPRSVAWAQRAIAARTDSTAALRAAEVPAVVVIGAEDELVSLDEACATAEELPNGRLVALPGVGHLAPLEAPEATAEILTGLLAQAQITAGAGVAAC, encoded by the coding sequence ATGAGCGCGGACCCCGGCGCGGACCAGGGCGCCGGCCGCCTCCCGGTCGTCCTGCTGCACGCCCTGCCCCTGGACTCGTCCATGTGGGAGGCGACGGCCCGCGAGCTGCGCGCCCGCGGCCACCGCGTCCTCACCCCCGACCAGTGCGGTTTCGGCTCCGCGCCGGCCACGGACCGCGCCCCGTCGCTCGATCACGTGGCCGACGAACTGGCCCGTGAGCTCGACCGGCAGGGCATCGGCGCCGTCGCCCTCGCCGGCTGCTCCATGGGCGGCTACGTGGCCATGGCCTTCCTGCGCCGCCACCCCCGCCGCGTCGGCGCGCTGGCCCTGCTGGCGGCCAGGAGCACCGCCGACACCGCGGAGGCGGCCGGGCAGCGCCTGCGCTTCGCCGAAGCGGTCCTCGACGATGCCGCGCGCGCCCGGATCGTCACCGCGACGACGCCGTCGCTGCTGGGCGCGACCACCCGCGCCCGCCGGCCCCTGCTGCTGGAGCGGGTGACCGGGCTGGCGCTGGCGGCCCCGCCGCGGTCCGTCGCCTGGGCCCAGCGGGCGATCGCGGCCCGTACGGACTCCACGGCCGCCCTGCGCGCGGCCGAGGTGCCCGCCGTGGTCGTCATCGGCGCCGAGGACGAACTCGTCTCCCTCGACGAGGCCTGTGCGACGGCCGAAGAGCTGCCGAACGGCCGTCTCGTCGCCCTTCCGGGGGTCGGCCACCTCGCTCCACTGGAGGCGCCGGAGGCGACCGCGGAGATCCTCACGGGCCTGCTCGCCCAGGCGCAGATCACGGCCGGAGCGGGGGTCGCGGCATGCTGA
- a CDS encoding LysR substrate-binding domain-containing protein → MPFPRTTALRPVRLGVHGSTHLASRLVAAAGHPPTAVEYVPYEVTEPFGPLRAGRADIMIVKYDPLEPDIAVSGPVGFDGRAVLVADHHPLAGRTSVSVEEVAQYEGFRCPGDFPPHVWDLVVPPRTPGGRTIRRVHPMTTLTAMADLLRSTCAVHVSFRSLDAVVPPDIKVVPVHDLPPSPVAFGWLRECEPPEHVRRFVADAERAARR, encoded by the coding sequence ATGCCGTTCCCCCGCACCACCGCGCTGCGCCCCGTCCGCCTCGGCGTGCACGGCTCCACGCACCTGGCGTCCCGTCTCGTCGCGGCCGCCGGCCACCCGCCGACGGCGGTGGAGTACGTCCCGTACGAGGTCACCGAGCCGTTCGGCCCGCTGCGCGCCGGACGGGCTGACATCATGATCGTCAAGTACGACCCGCTGGAGCCGGACATCGCCGTGAGCGGTCCCGTCGGCTTCGACGGGCGGGCCGTCCTCGTCGCGGACCACCATCCCCTGGCCGGCCGCACCTCGGTTTCGGTCGAGGAAGTCGCGCAGTACGAGGGCTTCCGGTGCCCCGGCGACTTCCCGCCCCACGTCTGGGACCTGGTGGTGCCGCCGCGGACCCCCGGGGGCCGTACGATCCGCCGGGTCCATCCGATGACGACGCTCACCGCGATGGCGGACCTGCTCAGGAGCACCTGCGCGGTCCACGTGTCGTTCCGGTCCCTGGACGCGGTCGTCCCGCCGGACATCAAGGTCGTCCCGGTGCACGACCTGCCGCCCTCACCGGTGGCCTTCGGCTGGCTCCGGGAGTGCGAACCACCGGAGCACGTACGGCGGTTCGTCGCCGACGCGGAACGGGCGGCGCGGCGATGA
- a CDS encoding DUF6182 family protein: MTGSSDPAAAAALAPHPPFPPSFPLSSAALLKSAADRVRSARPELADRLDLSSARALRAARAEFRGGSAGEDDEVLAVVVIGRLDLPRWVRETCAFALGLEPGARDAWRRSFTRTVYLAGSPANLRDRFAFDHVAGDDSVAWAGPAPAAATATLRRLLKAFEASHEPAGRASATVTVPGRPGARPPVRRDLYVATARVTVTDALVHVNHLLAEAVLDGLIGPGDRLTLRFVPRLTGLGAQLAVLRVDTDVHRPDELQAYAGLTTEV; this comes from the coding sequence GTGACCGGCTCCTCCGACCCGGCTGCGGCCGCGGCCCTCGCACCGCACCCGCCCTTCCCGCCGTCCTTCCCGCTGTCCTCGGCGGCCCTGCTCAAGTCGGCCGCGGACCGCGTGCGCTCGGCCCGCCCGGAGCTCGCGGACCGGCTCGACCTGTCCAGCGCGCGGGCCCTGCGCGCCGCCCGGGCCGAGTTCCGCGGCGGGAGCGCCGGCGAGGACGACGAGGTGCTCGCCGTGGTCGTCATCGGCCGGCTCGACCTGCCCCGGTGGGTGCGCGAGACGTGCGCCTTCGCCCTCGGCCTGGAACCCGGGGCGCGGGACGCGTGGCGGCGCTCCTTCACCCGTACCGTCTACCTGGCCGGCAGCCCGGCCAACCTGCGGGACCGCTTCGCCTTCGACCACGTCGCCGGCGACGACTCGGTGGCCTGGGCCGGACCTGCGCCCGCCGCGGCGACGGCCACGCTGCGCCGGCTGCTGAAGGCCTTCGAGGCCTCGCACGAGCCGGCCGGTCGGGCGTCGGCCACCGTGACCGTGCCCGGCCGTCCGGGGGCGCGGCCCCCGGTCCGCCGTGACCTGTACGTCGCCACCGCCCGGGTGACCGTCACCGACGCGCTCGTACACGTCAACCACCTGCTGGCCGAAGCCGTCCTGGACGGGCTGATCGGTCCCGGAGACCGGCTGACGCTGCGGTTCGTGCCGCGTCTGACCGGCCTGGGCGCGCAGTTGGCCGTGCTGCGCGTCGACACCGACGTCCACCGCCCGGACGAACTCCAGGCCTATGCCGGCCTGACCACGGAGGTCTGA
- a CDS encoding SAM-dependent methyltransferase, translating to MPVLNPVERTALLTAALRAAETRREDRLYEDPYAGGLVGEAGPELLAEIRAATFPPDRPRTLPSTPDYNAIRTRFFDDLLQRAAQDPGTTQVVLAPAGMDSRAYRLPWPEHIRYFEVDRPAVLDFKAERLRGVRPRVDHRTVAVDLTADDWEERLVASGYDPAVPSAWLLEGLLYYIPEADAHRMLERVAAISAPGSEIAADIVNGAALTLPHMRGLLDVFAGWGCPWVFGTDEPEALFAQYGFDVRAVQPGEPDADYGRWPDPVPPREVKDVRRVFFVHGRRR from the coding sequence ATGCCCGTGCTCAACCCCGTCGAACGCACCGCCCTGCTCACCGCGGCGCTGCGGGCCGCCGAGACCCGCCGCGAGGACCGGCTCTACGAGGACCCGTACGCCGGCGGACTGGTCGGAGAGGCGGGTCCGGAGCTGCTGGCCGAGATCCGGGCGGCGACCTTCCCGCCCGACCGGCCGCGGACCCTGCCCAGCACCCCGGACTACAACGCCATCCGCACCCGGTTCTTCGACGATCTGCTCCAGCGGGCGGCCCAGGACCCGGGGACGACCCAGGTCGTGCTGGCCCCGGCGGGCATGGACTCGCGCGCCTACCGGCTCCCGTGGCCCGAGCACATCCGGTACTTCGAGGTCGACCGGCCTGCGGTGCTCGACTTCAAGGCCGAGCGGCTGCGGGGTGTCCGGCCCCGCGTCGACCACCGTACGGTCGCCGTCGACCTCACCGCCGACGACTGGGAGGAGCGGCTCGTCGCGTCCGGCTACGACCCCGCCGTGCCGTCGGCGTGGCTGCTGGAAGGGCTGCTGTACTACATCCCGGAGGCCGACGCGCACCGGATGCTGGAGCGGGTCGCCGCGATCTCCGCGCCCGGCAGCGAGATCGCCGCCGACATCGTCAACGGGGCCGCCCTGACCCTTCCCCACATGCGCGGCCTGCTGGACGTCTTCGCGGGCTGGGGGTGCCCCTGGGTGTTCGGCACCGACGAGCCCGAGGCCCTCTTCGCGCAGTACGGGTTCGACGTGCGCGCCGTCCAGCCGGGCGAGCCCGACGCCGACTACGGGCGGTGGCCCGACCCGGTGCCGCCGCGCGAGGTGAAGGACGTGCGGCGGGTGTTCTTCGTCCACGGCAGGCGTCGCTGA
- a CDS encoding GH3 auxin-responsive promoter family protein gives MNVSSVWHAPGHTGRYRERVFAARDRLAGEHADPRGTQQRVLTDLVGFNASTSFGRKHGLGRVLTVDDFREAVPVRTYADHAPLIERTAAGERNLLSADAPAVYFTSSGSTGAHKKVPVTPRFMSTTFMPFYFAAWAPLIEHFPEVLDRPDAVLNLKHDPLGAPPVTGDGRPHVGASQVDFGARFGEPLSAEPGTGAPWAMLAVPTEPGDHLERAYLRLRLAVQSDLRALIGINPAMVAAVPYQLNLWWSRIVKEVRDGTLGGLPYRAPDPERAAELERLAEYFGTVRPAHVWPRLRALFCWTTGVASLYLPALREEFGSGVAVLPAPVAASEGPVGVALDRHASAGSLVASASVYEFVPADQDLAPDSATLLPHELEAGHDYHVIFSHVGGLYRYAVGDVVRVVDTVGGVPRMEYAGRGGRSDAAGERLRDAEVVRALHTALDSGGLALRNVACRVEPAVAPAAGQAVAPAAGQVVGRGTRRATGAAVPGTPRYVFAIAPRTPWHERETARFTAALDGSLAAQSAGYARARAAGRLDAPAVRLLDAEAFDRDWHGAVAAGVRPTQVKDRLFRQDDALWDRLTTAPRG, from the coding sequence ATGAACGTTTCTTCGGTCTGGCACGCCCCCGGCCACACCGGCCGCTACCGCGAGCGGGTGTTCGCCGCGCGCGACCGGCTGGCCGGCGAGCACGCCGATCCGCGCGGCACGCAGCAGCGCGTCCTCACCGACCTGGTGGGCTTCAACGCCTCCACCAGCTTCGGAAGGAAGCACGGCTTGGGCCGCGTCCTCACGGTGGACGACTTCCGTGAGGCCGTCCCGGTACGGACGTACGCCGACCACGCCCCGCTGATCGAACGGACGGCCGCCGGGGAGCGCAACCTGCTGTCGGCGGACGCGCCCGCGGTCTACTTCACCAGCAGCGGCAGCACCGGAGCCCACAAGAAGGTGCCCGTCACCCCGCGCTTCATGAGCACGACCTTCATGCCGTTCTACTTCGCTGCGTGGGCCCCGCTGATCGAGCACTTCCCGGAGGTCCTGGACCGGCCCGACGCCGTCCTCAACCTCAAGCACGATCCGCTCGGCGCCCCGCCCGTCACGGGCGACGGCCGGCCCCATGTGGGCGCCAGCCAGGTGGACTTCGGCGCCCGGTTCGGCGAACCCCTCTCCGCCGAGCCCGGCACGGGCGCGCCGTGGGCGATGCTCGCGGTGCCCACCGAGCCCGGCGACCACCTGGAACGGGCCTACCTGCGGCTCAGGCTGGCGGTGCAGAGCGACCTGCGGGCGCTGATCGGCATCAACCCGGCGATGGTCGCCGCCGTCCCCTACCAGCTGAACCTGTGGTGGTCGCGGATCGTGAAGGAGGTGCGGGACGGCACCCTCGGCGGTCTGCCGTACCGGGCTCCGGACCCCGAGCGGGCCGCCGAGCTCGAACGGCTCGCGGAGTACTTCGGCACCGTACGGCCGGCTCACGTGTGGCCCCGGCTGCGGGCGCTGTTCTGCTGGACGACCGGTGTGGCCTCGCTGTACCTGCCCGCGCTGCGCGAGGAGTTCGGCTCCGGCGTCGCCGTGCTGCCGGCACCGGTGGCCGCCTCGGAGGGTCCGGTGGGGGTGGCGCTGGACCGGCACGCGTCGGCCGGCAGCCTCGTCGCATCGGCGTCGGTGTACGAGTTCGTGCCCGCCGACCAGGACCTCGCCCCCGACAGCGCCACCCTGCTGCCGCACGAGCTCGAAGCCGGCCACGACTACCACGTGATCTTCAGCCATGTCGGCGGGCTGTACCGGTACGCGGTCGGCGACGTGGTCCGGGTCGTGGACACCGTCGGCGGAGTGCCGCGGATGGAGTACGCGGGCCGGGGCGGCCGATCCGACGCGGCGGGTGAGCGACTGCGCGACGCCGAGGTGGTCAGGGCCCTGCACACGGCCCTGGACTCCGGCGGGCTCGCCCTGCGCAACGTGGCGTGCCGGGTCGAACCGGCCGTCGCCCCGGCTGCCGGACAGGCCGTCGCACCCGCTGCCGGACAGGTCGTCGGACGGGGCACCCGACGGGCCACCGGTGCGGCCGTGCCGGGCACCCCGCGCTACGTCTTCGCGATCGCCCCCCGCACCCCCTGGCACGAGCGCGAGACCGCCCGTTTCACCGCCGCCCTGGACGGCTCCCTCGCGGCGCAGTCCGCCGGGTACGCACGGGCCCGGGCGGCCGGTCGGCTGGACGCCCCCGCCGTCCGCCTGCTGGACGCCGAGGCGTTCGACCGGGACTGGCACGGGGCGGTCGCCGCGGGCGTCCGCCCCACCCAGGTCAAGGACCGCCTCTTCCGGCAGGACGACGCCCTCTGGGACCGCCTGACCACAGCGCCCCGCGGCTGA